From a single Fuerstiella sp. genomic region:
- a CDS encoding pyridoxine 5'-phosphate synthase: protein MPLLGVNIDHIATVRQARMTNEPDPVHAAVLAEMGGADGITVHLREDRRHIQDRDLELLRQTIRVGMNLEMAVTEEMTHIALKTVPEQVTLVPEKRAELTTEGGLNVIGQRDRVANCVSRLQAAGIRVSLFIDPDESQIEASAALGVDAIEIHTGNYADATKAKARSIEFDRVVTSGHQAVKHGLRLNMGHGLTYRNVRAIAQIPELHELNIGHSIVSHALLVGFERAVREMKDLITI, encoded by the coding sequence ATGCCGCTGCTTGGTGTGAATATTGATCACATTGCCACCGTTCGACAGGCTCGGATGACAAACGAACCGGATCCCGTCCACGCTGCAGTGCTGGCAGAAATGGGTGGAGCCGACGGCATCACTGTACACCTGCGGGAAGACAGGCGACACATCCAGGACCGGGATCTGGAACTGCTGCGACAAACAATCAGGGTGGGCATGAATCTTGAAATGGCAGTCACGGAAGAAATGACTCACATCGCGCTAAAAACCGTTCCCGAGCAAGTGACCCTTGTACCTGAAAAGAGAGCAGAACTTACCACTGAAGGCGGCCTGAATGTCATCGGTCAGCGGGACCGTGTGGCCAACTGTGTAAGTCGGTTACAGGCTGCCGGCATTCGTGTCAGTCTGTTCATTGACCCGGACGAATCACAGATTGAAGCTTCCGCAGCGCTCGGTGTCGATGCCATTGAAATTCACACAGGAAATTATGCCGATGCCACGAAAGCCAAAGCCCGGTCCATCGAATTTGACAGGGTCGTCACATCCGGTCATCAGGCTGTGAAGCATGGTCTGCGACTGAACATGGGACACGGTCTTACCTACCGCAATGTTCGGGCGATTGCACAGATCCCTGAACTCCACGAACTGAACATCGGACACAGTATTGTGAGCCACGCATTACTGGTCGGATTCGAAAGAGCGGTTCGTGAAATGAAAGACCTCATTACCATCTGA
- a CDS encoding 6-bladed beta-propeller, which yields MKNTEFSFVLVMVMSILFQASAADDIAPVRMGSGAMTFDTVPGWGLDEDGKSIIGPTHGGVVVDSAGSIYTSANIGVFVFSPEGKLIRRFIGDEYSNIHDIEIRKEGDREFLYGARNSNAEGIKFDSETGDIVLRLPFPKESGLDLQKFSPTAITVAPNGDIILSDGYASNHVFKFDSDGRYLMHFGKKGNGLREFNTAHGMTLDTRYDPPRLLICDRNHQPKGRLLHYDLDGNFIEEVITGLGMPTSVAVQGEFVSVPDLHGRVVILDGTNTIVAVLGHNLDRDKGRSYRIPQEDWIEGVFSGTHGSYWDNDGNLYVQDWNISGRIIKLVRAR from the coding sequence ATGAAGAACACAGAATTCTCGTTTGTGCTCGTAATGGTGATGAGCATCTTGTTCCAGGCCTCCGCTGCAGACGACATTGCTCCGGTACGGATGGGCAGCGGAGCCATGACTTTTGATACCGTCCCTGGCTGGGGACTGGATGAAGACGGCAAATCAATTATCGGTCCTACTCATGGCGGGGTCGTTGTTGACAGTGCCGGCAGTATTTACACCAGCGCCAACATTGGTGTGTTCGTCTTCTCACCGGAAGGCAAACTCATTCGACGGTTTATCGGAGACGAGTATTCCAATATTCATGATATCGAAATTCGAAAAGAGGGTGATCGCGAGTTTCTTTACGGAGCGCGAAACAGTAATGCCGAAGGAATCAAATTTGATTCTGAAACCGGAGACATTGTTCTCAGGCTTCCGTTTCCCAAAGAATCCGGACTCGATCTGCAGAAATTTAGTCCGACCGCAATCACGGTTGCTCCCAACGGTGACATCATTTTGTCAGACGGCTACGCAAGTAATCATGTTTTTAAGTTTGACAGCGATGGTCGGTACCTGATGCACTTTGGCAAAAAAGGCAACGGACTTAGAGAATTCAACACGGCTCACGGAATGACACTTGATACACGGTATGATCCCCCGCGTCTGTTAATTTGTGACCGCAATCATCAGCCCAAAGGTCGGTTGCTGCATTACGATCTCGACGGCAACTTCATCGAAGAAGTCATCACAGGACTGGGGATGCCGACGTCTGTTGCCGTTCAGGGTGAATTCGTTTCCGTGCCGGACCTGCACGGGCGAGTCGTAATTCTGGACGGGACCAACACGATTGTCGCCGTACTGGGCCACAATCTTGACCGCGATAAAGGACGCAGCTACCGGATACCTCAGGAAGACTGGATTGAAGGTGTCTTCAGTGGAACACACGGGTCTTACTGGGACAACGATGGCAATCTTTATGTCCAGGACTGGAATATTTCCGGCCGCATCATAAAGCTGGTTCGAGCCAGATAA
- a CDS encoding DUF1501 domain-containing protein — protein sequence MLTIPGSKTRYCDGVDRRSFLQIGGLAMGGASLADILRAEQQQGHSQSNKSIIMIILPGGPPHLDMFDMKPNAPTEIRGEFDPIDTSVPGIRITELMPRTAALMDKLTIIRSLHGGIDDHNVHINLTGWETHPQQGDSPLRQGYPTGGWPSIGSVISHLKGPAVPGMPPFVSLAPPNAESTTRASLNQPGFLGIGQAGFEPNRKKRDDITYKSGVTREQVARDGEQEAEITLRDMSLDRFGDRRALLHSFDRLRRDMDGSGVMSGLDDINRQAFSILTSGRLGDALNFKLESHQLRREYGISDAEVPAHGGPELLKQFLVARRLVQAGCRCVTLAFSVWPMDRESRGGFNWDFHSDNFNKSRLFVPMLDTGLSALIRDLDNHDLLEDTSVVVWGEFGRTPRINKQAGRDHWPNAASVLLAGGGMKTGQTIGSTNRYAEEPKDRPIHYRDVFASLYRNIGINAAHTHVTDLRGRPHPLVDGRMPIHELYS from the coding sequence ATGTTGACTATTCCTGGTTCAAAAACACGATACTGTGATGGAGTCGATCGCCGCAGCTTCCTGCAGATTGGCGGTCTGGCAATGGGAGGAGCCTCCCTGGCAGATATTCTGCGCGCCGAACAGCAGCAGGGACATTCTCAGTCGAACAAGTCGATCATCATGATCATTTTGCCAGGCGGCCCACCCCACCTGGATATGTTCGACATGAAACCAAACGCGCCGACGGAAATTCGCGGCGAGTTTGATCCGATTGATACCAGCGTCCCCGGCATTCGAATCACAGAACTGATGCCTCGCACGGCGGCGTTGATGGACAAGCTCACGATCATTCGATCGCTTCACGGAGGAATCGATGACCACAACGTCCACATTAATCTGACTGGGTGGGAAACACATCCGCAGCAGGGTGATTCGCCGCTGCGGCAGGGATATCCAACCGGTGGCTGGCCTTCGATTGGCTCTGTCATTTCGCATCTGAAAGGTCCGGCCGTTCCGGGAATGCCTCCGTTTGTGAGCCTCGCACCGCCGAATGCGGAATCAACAACCCGTGCCTCTCTCAATCAGCCGGGTTTTTTGGGTATCGGTCAGGCAGGGTTTGAACCGAACCGCAAAAAACGTGATGACATAACTTATAAATCGGGAGTAACAAGAGAACAGGTTGCGCGTGACGGCGAACAGGAAGCAGAGATTACTCTGCGGGACATGTCACTCGACCGATTTGGGGACCGTCGAGCGCTGCTGCATTCTTTTGACCGCCTGAGACGCGACATGGACGGCTCAGGTGTGATGTCAGGCCTGGACGACATTAATCGTCAGGCTTTCAGCATCCTGACGTCCGGCCGGCTTGGTGATGCACTCAATTTTAAACTCGAATCACATCAGCTCCGCAGGGAGTATGGAATCAGTGATGCAGAAGTTCCGGCACATGGCGGACCGGAGTTGCTGAAGCAGTTTTTAGTCGCCAGAAGGCTGGTACAGGCGGGGTGTCGCTGTGTGACCTTGGCATTCAGTGTCTGGCCGATGGATCGGGAAAGTCGGGGCGGATTTAACTGGGACTTTCATTCCGACAACTTCAATAAATCACGTCTGTTCGTTCCTATGCTGGATACAGGGCTGTCAGCTTTGATCCGGGATCTGGATAATCACGATCTGCTCGAGGATACATCAGTGGTCGTGTGGGGAGAATTCGGTCGTACGCCTCGAATCAATAAACAGGCCGGACGCGATCACTGGCCCAATGCAGCTTCTGTCCTGCTTGCCGGTGGAGGCATGAAAACCGGTCAGACAATAGGCTCAACAAATCGGTACGCCGAAGAACCGAAAGATCGACCGATTCATTACCGGGACGTGTTTGCTTCGCTTTATCGCAATATCGGCATCAATGCCGCACATACCCATGTGACTGACTTACGTGGTCGACCTCATCCTCTTGTCGACGGTCGCATGCCGATTCACGAACTGTATTCGTGA
- a CDS encoding TAXI family TRAP transporter solute-binding subunit, producing MVRRKSGLETGIDSEQDPAAGRHGSSDDCSELWKAFGPAVAIALTGFAVAWMYMAPAPPKEITIAAGHRDGAYYRFCTQYATRLARNGITLNIRETNGSVENYDLLISDDDVDIAIVQGGTAPSLTSDSTLETVACLYPEPLWIFCRGDSVLSDIRELRGLRVAVGPQGSGTRCMSEQVLRASGLSAASRSFYPDSRTGFDAAVALRRGELDAAFFVTSADSGYIEELIRSPAVNLVSLKRQAAYAQLFPWMLSLTLAQGVVDLQTDLPSRDIKMIAPAANLVASTDLHEAFIPLFLKAAQEVHSGGGLFVRPGDFPNVRLSEHPLNASAAEYFKHGPSLFDRYLPFWVSSLISRTRILLVPMLTLLIPLVRLTPPIYRWRIRSRIYRWYEVLRRIDQQLSDQNTSRSVMIYRTELERIEKELQAIDVPLSYMEEFYNLRMHLKLVSRRINEQHLKRAA from the coding sequence ATGGTCCGCCGCAAATCCGGACTGGAGACCGGCATTGATTCCGAACAGGATCCCGCTGCCGGTCGGCATGGTTCGTCTGACGATTGCAGTGAACTGTGGAAAGCGTTTGGTCCGGCCGTTGCCATCGCGTTGACCGGATTCGCCGTCGCATGGATGTACATGGCCCCTGCTCCGCCTAAAGAGATCACCATCGCCGCCGGACATCGTGACGGAGCTTACTACCGCTTTTGCACGCAGTATGCCACCCGCCTGGCCCGAAATGGAATTACGTTAAACATTCGTGAGACAAACGGATCTGTCGAAAACTACGATTTACTGATCTCCGATGACGATGTCGATATCGCAATCGTTCAGGGAGGAACAGCTCCTTCTCTGACATCCGACAGTACACTGGAGACGGTTGCCTGTCTCTATCCGGAGCCCCTGTGGATTTTTTGCCGTGGGGACAGCGTTCTGAGTGACATTCGTGAACTCAGGGGACTGCGTGTCGCTGTCGGTCCTCAGGGGAGCGGGACCCGTTGTATGTCCGAACAGGTCCTGCGTGCCAGCGGACTGTCCGCAGCCAGTCGGTCGTTTTACCCTGATTCCCGCACGGGGTTTGACGCGGCAGTAGCGCTGCGTCGAGGCGAACTTGACGCGGCTTTTTTTGTGACGTCGGCTGATTCGGGTTACATCGAGGAACTGATTCGGTCACCCGCTGTGAACCTAGTGAGTCTTAAACGGCAGGCCGCCTATGCACAACTGTTTCCGTGGATGCTGTCCTTAACTCTGGCTCAGGGTGTCGTGGATCTGCAGACCGACCTTCCTTCCCGGGATATAAAGATGATTGCTCCGGCTGCAAACCTGGTTGCTTCAACCGATCTGCACGAAGCCTTTATCCCGCTTTTCCTGAAGGCGGCCCAGGAAGTCCACAGCGGCGGAGGCCTGTTTGTGCGTCCCGGTGATTTTCCAAACGTGCGGCTGTCTGAACACCCTTTGAACGCCTCGGCAGCTGAATATTTCAAGCACGGTCCGTCGCTGTTCGACCGCTATCTGCCCTTCTGGGTCTCTTCATTGATTTCACGAACCAGAATTCTTTTGGTGCCCATGCTCACGCTGCTGATACCTCTGGTCCGACTGACTCCACCCATTTACCGCTGGCGGATTCGTTCCAGAATCTATCGCTGGTATGAAGTGCTGCGAAGAATTGATCAGCAACTGTCGGACCAAAACACTTCACGTTCGGTAATGATATATCGAACTGAACTGGAGCGAATTGAAAAAGAACTGCAGGCGATTGACGTTCCACTTTCCTACATGGAAGAGTTTTACAACCTGCGGATGCACCTGAAACTGGTCAGTCGCCGCATCAATGAACAGCATTTGAAGCGAGCCGCCTGA
- a CDS encoding HAD-IIB family hydrolase, whose translation MHLDAPIALGTDSSFQQDAADESIRTGGSHPGPLKICLISLHGLIRAREPELGKDADTGGQVAYVLELARQLSTMPNVAEVELLTRQVIDPRIDDDYARLEETITDKARIVRIPFGPKRYLRKESLWPYLEMFIDQTLIHFRRFGVPDVIHGHYADAGLAGAQLARLLHVPFVFTGHSLGRVKRQRLSMGKSSPESLEKKYRLRTRIEAEEVALETASMVVTSTSQEVCEQYELYDHYVPSRMEVIPPGVDLSRFYPVRENLAAPVIADKLANFLSCPDKQAIITIARPDERKNLEALVRVYGESHQLQNLANLVLVMGTRDDLGQLPKAQRTVIENILYLIDRYDLYGKVAYPKTHVPDDVPALYRWASGNRGVFINPALTEPFGLTLLEAGATGLPVVATNNGGPGDIIANCQNGLLVDVTDDKAIECALLRALTEPDEWVDWSHNGIRGTRQHYSWENHVGRYLRDVTDIVSHSRPPEAVNRRARRLPEFDRLIITDLDNTLTGDSDSLSRFIALIRENDHIGFGIATGRRLDSARELIDELGLPMPDLIDTDVGTQLHYGENLTEDRSWQKSISYAWKPDEIRAVLNPLPGVFPQIEHHQSAFKISYEIDAERAPGLADIKQTLRESGLRAKVVLSHGMFLDIIPVRGGTDLSMRHVLWKWGFTPENVLVAGDSGNDAGMLLGRTLGVVVGNHSAELDRLADRPRVYFAAAHHAAGILEGISYYNFLDQIVIPNDRTES comes from the coding sequence ATGCATCTGGATGCCCCCATTGCTCTCGGGACAGATTCTTCGTTTCAACAGGATGCCGCTGACGAATCGATCAGGACCGGCGGCAGCCACCCAGGACCGTTAAAGATCTGTCTGATCAGTCTGCACGGTCTGATCCGGGCCCGCGAACCGGAACTTGGTAAAGATGCTGACACCGGAGGACAGGTGGCCTATGTGCTGGAACTGGCCCGGCAACTGTCCACAATGCCAAATGTTGCTGAGGTTGAGCTGCTGACACGTCAGGTCATCGATCCTCGCATTGATGATGATTATGCCCGGCTGGAGGAAACAATTACCGACAAAGCGCGGATTGTGAGGATTCCGTTTGGTCCCAAACGTTACCTGCGGAAAGAATCTCTGTGGCCGTACCTGGAAATGTTTATTGATCAGACACTGATTCACTTTCGACGGTTCGGGGTTCCTGACGTTATTCACGGTCACTATGCGGATGCCGGTCTCGCCGGTGCTCAGCTGGCCCGTCTGCTGCATGTTCCGTTTGTGTTCACCGGACATTCCCTCGGGCGGGTGAAGCGGCAGCGTCTGTCGATGGGCAAGTCCAGTCCGGAATCCCTGGAAAAGAAGTACAGATTGAGGACTAGAATTGAAGCCGAGGAAGTGGCTCTGGAAACGGCTTCGATGGTTGTTACCAGTACTAGTCAGGAAGTGTGTGAACAGTATGAACTCTACGACCATTACGTTCCGTCCCGCATGGAAGTCATTCCGCCCGGAGTTGACCTGTCGCGTTTTTATCCGGTTCGTGAGAACCTGGCAGCGCCTGTGATTGCCGACAAACTGGCCAATTTTCTCAGCTGCCCTGACAAGCAGGCAATCATTACGATTGCCCGACCGGACGAAAGAAAAAATCTGGAAGCACTCGTTCGTGTCTACGGAGAGAGTCATCAGCTTCAGAATCTGGCCAATCTGGTTCTGGTTATGGGAACCAGAGACGACCTTGGACAACTGCCCAAAGCACAAAGAACTGTTATTGAAAACATCCTGTACCTGATTGATCGTTATGATCTGTACGGAAAGGTGGCCTATCCCAAAACCCATGTTCCCGATGACGTTCCGGCACTTTACCGCTGGGCATCCGGCAACAGGGGGGTCTTTATCAACCCGGCACTGACTGAACCATTCGGGTTGACACTGCTGGAGGCCGGGGCCACTGGACTGCCGGTGGTGGCGACCAATAATGGCGGGCCTGGTGATATCATTGCCAACTGTCAGAACGGTCTGCTGGTGGATGTGACCGATGACAAAGCTATTGAGTGCGCGCTGTTACGAGCACTCACAGAACCGGATGAATGGGTAGACTGGTCCCACAACGGAATCCGGGGGACTCGACAGCACTACTCATGGGAGAACCACGTCGGTCGCTATCTGCGTGACGTGACCGATATCGTGTCGCACTCCCGGCCCCCGGAGGCGGTGAATCGTCGGGCCCGTCGACTGCCGGAATTCGACCGACTGATCATCACGGATCTTGACAACACGCTCACCGGTGACAGTGACTCGCTCAGTCGATTCATTGCACTCATTCGTGAAAATGATCACATCGGGTTTGGAATTGCAACGGGTCGCCGTCTGGATTCTGCCCGGGAACTGATCGATGAACTTGGACTGCCCATGCCGGATCTGATTGATACGGATGTCGGCACTCAGCTGCATTACGGCGAGAACCTCACAGAAGATCGCAGCTGGCAGAAGTCGATCAGTTATGCATGGAAACCGGATGAGATTCGGGCAGTACTGAACCCGCTGCCAGGTGTGTTTCCGCAGATTGAACATCACCAGTCTGCATTCAAGATCAGTTATGAAATCGATGCAGAAAGGGCGCCCGGTCTGGCAGACATAAAGCAGACTCTGCGAGAATCCGGGCTGAGAGCCAAAGTTGTTCTGTCACACGGGATGTTCCTCGATATTATCCCGGTTCGTGGCGGTACCGATTTGTCCATGCGTCACGTGCTCTGGAAGTGGGGTTTCACGCCTGAAAATGTCCTGGTTGCAGGAGATTCCGGGAATGACGCCGGGATGCTGCTGGGGCGGACGCTGGGCGTTGTGGTTGGAAACCACAGCGCAGAACTGGATCGACTGGCCGATCGCCCCCGGGTCTACTTTGCCGCAGCCCATCATGCTGCAGGCATTCTTGAGGGCATCAGTTACTATAATTTCCTGGACCAGATAGTCATTCCCAATGATCGGACAGAGTCATGA